A genomic region of Papaver somniferum cultivar HN1 chromosome 7, ASM357369v1, whole genome shotgun sequence contains the following coding sequences:
- the LOC113300237 gene encoding uncharacterized protein LOC113300237 — protein MNEYQWKPQKCMVCHSFGHSNNKCYLKKASTRKAHWNSKKRPNLVERVKTLSKEGETGSRENREQVKENSLSVTEDKEETVLHQREDTIGVGPQSRIETTDGNVTGVVEQDSTSQSEEVVEVRDMIGKVISVTVTENVDSVNVLPDDSSLQIFNGNGTGVGVPEMLSPKSNKEWSCYKRTNNSGRKKNGHNAYLNPFTLLESEPESGFDDSNDELPNNMDLEWELV, from the coding sequence ATGAACGAATATCAGTGGAAACCACAAAAGTGTATGGTGTGTCATTCTTTTGGGCACTCCAACAACAAATGCTATTTGAAGAAAGCTAGTACTCGCAAAGCTCATTGGAATTCTAAGAAGAGGCCTAACTTGGTGGAAAGGGTTAAAACTCTTTCAAAAGAAGGGGAAACTGGGAGTAGGGAGAATAGAGAGCAAGTCAAAGAAAATTCATTGTCAGTTACAGAAGATAAGGAAGAGACAGTTCTGCATCAGAGGGAAGACACAATTGGGGTAGGTCCTCAGTCTAGAATTGAGACTACTGATGGAAATGTGACGGGGGTGGTGGAACAAGACTCGACTTCACAATCTGAGGAAGTAGTAGAGGTAAGGGATATGATTGGTAAGGTTATTTCAGTGACAGTCACTGAGAATGTGGATAGTGTCAATGTGCTACCTGATGACTCAAGTTTACAGATTTTTAATGGTAATGGCACGGGTGTTGGAGTACCAGAAATGCTATCCCCCAAGTCAAACAAGGAATGGTCTTGTTATAAAAGAACCAACAACTCCGGAAGGAAAAAGAATGGGCATAACGCCTATCTGAATCCTTTTACCCTTTTGGAATCAGAACCAGAAAGTGGGTTCGATGACTCCAATGATGAGTTACCAAATAATATGGATCTAGAGTGGGAATTGGTATAG
- the LOC113296456 gene encoding uncharacterized protein LOC113296456: MRKQPKKKRQFKVELHWTKHPQFLEVAKKSWEESTGDTIRKLSVLQKSLNKWSRATFGNIEKELEVEKQKLVDIKSKAHMFDVREEERITQEKIKNLMERERMYWKHRSKSYWVPNNDKNTRVFHLSVLHRRSKNLIIALKNEEGNWTSEPEAIKTMLISHFQNVFSKDVSVSANSCRLRNEASLSSEEGRSLSRIPTAEEIFNVLKKMGSLRSWFRWVSRVVL; encoded by the coding sequence ATGAGAAAGCAACCAAAAAAGAAACGTCAATTTAAAGTGGAGCTTCATTGGACCAAACATCCTCAATTCTTAGAGGTGGCGAAGAAAAGCTGGGAGGAGTCAACTGGTGATACTATACGTAAGCTCTCTGTTCTGCAGAAAAGCCTTAACAAATGGAGTAGAGCAACATTTGGGAACATTGAAAAAGAGTTAGAGGTGGAAAAACAAAAGCTAGTTGACATTAAATCGAAAGCACACATGTTCGATgttcgagaagaagaaagaatcacTCAGGAAAAGATAAAGAATCTTATGGAGAGGGAAAGAATGTACTGGAAGCATAGGAGCAAATCATATTGGGTCCCCAACAATGACAAGAACACCCGTGTGTTTCATTTATCGGTTCTTCATAGAAGGAGCAAAAATCTTATCATTGCTTTAAAAaatgaagaaggaaattggacCTCAGAACCAGAGgcaataaaaacaatgttaatTTCTCACTTTCAAAATGTTTTCTCTAAAGATGTTTCTGTTAGTGCCAATTCTTGCAGGTTACGCAATGAGGCCTCTTTAAGCAGTGAAGAAGGAAGATCATTGTCGAGAATTCCAACGGCTGAAGAGATTTTTAATGTTCTTAAGAAGATGGGCTCGCTGCGCTCCTGGTTCAGATGGGTATCCCGCGTTGTTTTATAA